The genome window TGACCGAAATTCAGATATTatgagaaaaatatttaatgtcTTCTCAGCTCTTAAGCAAAATGTTATATGGAAGTGGGAAACCAATGAGCACCCCGGGAACGCTTCTAATATATTTTACGGCAAATGGCTTCCACAAGATGATATCCTTGCCCACCCCAATCTTCGACTGTTTGTCTCACACTGTGGACTTGGGAGTGTTGTCGAAAGCAAATACCACGGAGTCCCAGTTCTCGCCATTCCACTTTTTGCAGATCAATTTGGAAGCGCCAAAACCATGGTGGATGCTGGATTCGCAGTACAAGTAAATTATCAAGAATTGACAGAGGAATCGTTTGGAGAAGCATTGAAGGAGATTCTGGAAAATCCATCCTATCGAGAAAGGATTCAAAAGTTTTCAAGACTGTACCGGGACCGACCTATGTCGCCTCGCGACACTACTGTCTATTGGTTGGAATATGTTATTAGGCATCGAGGAGCCAAACATATTCAAAGTCCTGTCGTTTATATGAGTGCCTTTGAATATTATGGGTTGGATGTGATTGGATTTTCGCTAGTTATTATTTATattgtaattaaaattttatcaatttGTTTTTGCACCGTACTTTGTACATGCAGGAAAAGCAAAGGCGGAAAAAcagataaaaagaagaaagattaTCATaaacttttcatttactctCATCTATTACCCGGCATTTATTgtttatatatttacattggtTATCTGTTTATTTAGCACGCTGGATGAAGATAGTTGTTACTGTAGATACGCGGCTGACGACTGATTCATAGAACAGTGTCAAAGCGTCAAGTTGTAGAGGTTGTTCT of Hermetia illucens chromosome 4, iHerIll2.2.curated.20191125, whole genome shotgun sequence contains these proteins:
- the LOC119653928 gene encoding UDP-glycosyltransferase UGT5-like, which produces MIEERKGLMDELKKMSVVMDVTMNISEASLVDLINSDLLNEEPFDLVVLGYFFNNFFMGIAAHFKSPLVIIDTHKPMLWTNLMIGNPSGISYVPNGLSEETQPLSFFGRVRNALFYILEVAYTTFYIRRMNNIYEKYFPGDEYPSLSDMSKNVSLIFQTSHFSEGIIRPQVPALIPIGGIQAKPKPDPLPKDLATILDSAAKHGVIYFSFGTNAQSSDRNSDIMRKIFNVFSALKQNVIWKWETNEHPGNASNIFYGKWLPQDDILAHPNLRLFVSHCGLGSVVESKYHGVPVLAIPLFADQFGSAKTMVDAGFAVQVNYQELTEESFGEALKEILENPSYRERIQKFSRLYRDRPMSPRDTTVYWLEYVIRHRGAKHIQSPVVYMSAFEYYGLDVIGFSLVIIYIVIKILSICFCTVLCTCRKSKGGKTDKKKKDYHKLFIYSHLLPGIYCLYIYIGYLFI